One Mya arenaria isolate MELC-2E11 chromosome 5, ASM2691426v1 genomic window carries:
- the LOC128233816 gene encoding tetraspanin-1-like encodes MGLLTFAGRIILVVLNIFFLIAALALIVVGFIIKFANQYVQPLVQDALTLIESKTKTLYDSSYSLGNFEYTEVLNDLAIAMIVAGVVLGAVALVGCIGACCNLTTLALVYAIVLIAIFLAQVTLIILVYAVPGKVLKKYINEQLVTTLDGYQGLKATDTKSIGWNYAMQQFDCCGANDYTDFTSRTTWKAYDETNGITDLITPVACCKTLPEDSTAAAKCAGKNSDTNYDSTSEIQSESNLFTGCTDGIWDSVINENNARFIPVIVVVLICQLVLIIFAILIFKNRGITGGLV; translated from the exons ATGGGACTGCTAACGTTCGCCGGGAGAATTATTCTGGTCGTTCTCAACATATTCTTCCTG ATTGCCGCCCTTGCTTTGATTGTTGTTGGATTCATCATCAAGTTTGCAAATCAGTACGTCCAGCCGCTGGTCCAAGATGCTCTGACCCTGATcgaaagcaaaacaaaaacactgtaCG ACTCTTCATACAGCCTTGGCAATTTTGAGTATACGGAAGTGTTGAATGACCTAGCCATTGCAATGATTGTGGCGGGAGTGGTACTGGGCGCGGTTGCCTTAGTGGGCTGCATTGGTGCATGCTGCAACCTTACGACCCTGGCTTTGGTG TACGCTATTGTTCTTATCGCTATATTTCTGGCACAAGTGACGCTCATCATTCTTGTATATGCTGTTCCCGGAAAG GtcctaaagaaatacataaatgaGCAGCTTGTGACCACTTTAGACGGCTACCAAGGTTTGAAAGCAACAGATACCAAGTCCATTGGATGGAACTATGCAATGCAACAG TTTGACTGCTGTGGTGCCAATGATTACACCGATTTTACTTCGCGTACAACGTGGAAGGCATACGACGAAACTAACGGAATAACAGACCTCATCACACCAGTGGCGTGCTGCAAGACCCTTCCAGAGGATAGCACCGCGGCGGCAAAATGCGCTGGAAAGAACTCTGATACAAATTATGATTCAACAAGTGAAATTCAAAGTGAATCCAACTTGTTTACG GGCTGCACAGATGGAATATGGGACTCTGTCatcaatgaaaacaatgcaaGATTCATTCCAGTAATCGTGGTCGTTCTGATATGTCAG cTTGTCTTGATCATCTTCGCTATCCTGATCTTCAAAAACAGGGGCATCACGGGTGGGCTTGTGTAA